In Prosthecochloris sp. GSB1, the following proteins share a genomic window:
- the recJ gene encoding single-stranded-DNA-specific exonuclease RecJ yields MRRYRWTRLEPDQKVVEALAKDINVSHPVARALCNRGVTGFDEARTFFRPDLSLLPSPFLFGDMEKAVRRLGAAVEGGEKIMIYGDYDVDGTTGTALLYLFLRERGAEVSFYINDRFAEGYGLSAEGVAHAVGMQAGLVITVDCGIRANDEIGELASRGIDVIVCDHHEPNELPPALAILDPKVSACGYPFRELCGCAVALKLLHAFSESAGLDQQAWSRYLDLVALATAADMVPLEQENRVYTHAGLEIMRNDSRPGIREMLSIAGIRAETLSVAHIAFGIAPRINAAGRMHTARTAVDWLIADSGDEARVHAAELDRLNSERREIDAGIFKSADTMAEGYFASYCSSLVLFSEEWHLGVLGIVASRLQEKYYLPTVVMGSRNGLIKGSVRSVAGLNVFEVLQQCERFLDEFGGHDAAAGVTLRPENIAGFRREFDRICSERLSVDQRQKELLIDSPLSLGEVTGNFLNVLGQFGPFGLGNREPLFLSSGLRLSGLPRLLKGKHVKFAVRDVQGGIYDVIAFGREDIYRALERGSRKPFSIVYSLEENEWNGRKSLQLKLKDMAFEEG; encoded by the coding sequence ATGAGACGCTATCGATGGACCAGGCTTGAACCCGACCAGAAGGTCGTCGAGGCCCTTGCCAAGGACATTAACGTCAGCCATCCTGTTGCCAGGGCCCTCTGCAACAGGGGGGTGACCGGTTTCGACGAGGCCCGGACGTTTTTCAGGCCCGACCTTTCGCTTCTTCCTTCGCCGTTTCTTTTCGGAGATATGGAAAAGGCCGTCCGACGTCTTGGCGCCGCCGTGGAGGGAGGGGAAAAGATCATGATCTACGGCGATTACGACGTCGACGGCACGACGGGGACGGCGCTGCTGTATCTTTTCCTGCGCGAACGGGGAGCGGAGGTATCCTTCTACATCAACGACAGGTTCGCTGAAGGATACGGCCTGTCTGCCGAAGGCGTCGCGCATGCCGTCGGGATGCAGGCAGGTCTTGTCATTACCGTCGACTGCGGTATCAGGGCCAACGACGAAATAGGCGAACTCGCGTCGCGGGGAATAGACGTGATCGTCTGCGACCATCACGAACCGAACGAACTTCCCCCGGCCCTTGCGATACTCGATCCAAAGGTCTCCGCCTGCGGTTATCCGTTCCGGGAGTTGTGCGGCTGCGCCGTGGCCCTGAAGCTGCTGCACGCATTCTCTGAATCGGCGGGGCTCGATCAACAGGCGTGGAGCCGTTATCTCGATCTCGTGGCGCTTGCCACGGCCGCGGATATGGTGCCCCTCGAACAGGAAAACAGGGTGTATACGCACGCCGGGCTGGAAATCATGCGGAACGACTCCCGTCCGGGCATCCGGGAAATGTTGTCCATCGCGGGAATCAGGGCAGAAACACTTTCGGTCGCGCATATCGCTTTCGGCATCGCGCCCCGGATCAACGCCGCCGGGCGCATGCATACCGCTCGCACGGCGGTGGACTGGCTGATCGCCGATTCCGGCGACGAAGCCCGGGTCCACGCCGCCGAGCTCGACCGGCTCAACAGCGAAAGGCGCGAAATCGACGCCGGCATATTCAAGAGCGCAGACACCATGGCCGAGGGCTATTTCGCGAGTTACTGTTCTTCTCTTGTTCTCTTCAGCGAGGAATGGCATCTCGGGGTTCTCGGCATCGTAGCGTCCCGCCTCCAGGAGAAATATTATCTGCCAACGGTGGTCATGGGAAGCCGGAACGGGCTGATCAAGGGTTCCGTCAGGAGCGTCGCCGGCCTGAATGTTTTCGAAGTGCTCCAGCAGTGCGAACGCTTTCTCGATGAGTTCGGCGGTCACGACGCGGCGGCGGGCGTCACGCTCAGGCCTGAAAACATCGCAGGGTTCCGCAGGGAGTTCGACAGGATATGTTCGGAACGGCTGAGCGTCGATCAGCGCCAGAAGGAGCTGCTGATCGATTCTCCGCTGTCGCTCGGGGAGGTGACCGGCAACTTTCTCAACGTCCTCGGCCAGTTCGGTCCTTTCGGTCTCGGCAATCGCGAGCCGCTTTTCCTCAGTTCAGGTCTCCGTCTTTCGGGACTGCCCCGGCTGCTCAAGGGCAAGCACGTGAAGTTTGCCGTCAGGGACGTCCAGGGGGGGATCTACGACGTCATAGCTTTCGGCAGGGAGGATATCTACCGGGCTCTCGAACGCGGAAGCCGTAAACCGTTCTCCATCGTCTATTCGCTGGAGGAAAACGAATGGAACGGCCGCAAGAGCCTCCAGCTCAAGCTGAAGGACATGGCGTTCGAGGAGGGATGA
- the fbp gene encoding class 1 fructose-bisphosphatase, translating to MKKLITIERHFAEEQKLHPQATGELTDLLYDVAFAAKLVRREVVRAGLADILGMAGTTNVQGEEVKKLDLFANEKIINAIGQHGRFALMGSEENEGTIIPPKNENGRYVLLFDPLDGSSNIDVNVSVGTIFSIYRLTGDDPRKADIKDCLQKGSEQVAAGYVIYGSSVMMVYTTGHGVHGFTYDPTIGEFLLSHENITIPARGKYYSINEGSRKQLHDSTLAFIGWLKEEDAETGRPYSTRYIGSLVADFHRNLLTGGVFVYPATKTHRNGKLRLMYEANPLAFICEQAGGRATDGKQRILDIDPSELHQRTPLYIGSRDDVMTAEAFEQGER from the coding sequence ATGAAGAAACTGATTACCATAGAACGTCACTTCGCAGAGGAACAGAAACTTCACCCCCAGGCGACCGGGGAACTCACCGACCTGCTTTACGACGTCGCTTTCGCCGCGAAGCTGGTCAGACGGGAAGTGGTCAGGGCGGGACTCGCCGATATTCTCGGCATGGCCGGAACGACGAACGTGCAGGGGGAAGAGGTCAAGAAACTCGATCTTTTCGCTAACGAAAAGATCATCAACGCCATAGGCCAGCACGGACGGTTCGCCCTTATGGGTTCAGAGGAAAACGAAGGGACGATCATCCCTCCGAAAAACGAGAACGGGCGCTACGTGCTTCTCTTCGATCCGCTCGACGGTTCGTCGAATATAGACGTCAATGTCAGTGTCGGCACCATTTTCTCCATTTACCGCCTGACCGGGGACGATCCCCGGAAAGCCGACATAAAGGACTGTCTGCAGAAAGGCTCGGAACAGGTCGCCGCCGGTTACGTGATTTACGGTTCGTCGGTCATGATGGTCTATACCACCGGACACGGGGTACACGGTTTCACCTACGATCCGACGATCGGGGAATTCCTGCTTTCCCACGAGAACATCACCATTCCTGCCAGGGGCAAATACTATTCGATCAACGAAGGCTCGCGGAAACAACTGCACGATTCGACACTCGCGTTCATCGGCTGGCTGAAGGAGGAAGATGCGGAAACCGGCCGCCCGTACAGCACCCGCTACATCGGCTCGCTGGTCGCCGACTTCCACAGAAACCTCCTCACCGGAGGAGTCTTCGTCTACCCGGCTACGAAAACGCACAGAAACGGCAAGCTTCGCCTGATGTACGAAGCCAATCCCCTCGCGTTTATCTGCGAACAGGCAGGGGGCAGGGCCACAGACGGCAAACAGCGCATTCTCGACATCGACCCCTCGGAACTGCACCAGAGAACGCCGCTCTACATCGGCAGCAGGGATGACGTCATGACAGCCGAAGCATTCGAACAGGGCGAGCGATAG
- a CDS encoding TIGR00282 family metallophosphoesterase — protein MGKKTANILFIGDVVGTPGLQMVSHLLKGYISKYSIDFVICNGENAHHGKGMSREALHQLREAGVDVVTGGNHTWSNFNFFDTLKSDPAVLRPQNYPRGAYGHGYGIYDMGNGLGSIAVVNLQGRTFMSSIDCPFRTADWVVKQVKDKVSCIVIDMHAEATAEKIALAWYLDGRVSAIIGTHTHVQTADERIMRKGTGYCSDAGMTGPHESVIGMQVKAATDRFLYQTPHKYECAENDVHFSAMLLRLDTETGKTVGIGRIFYPEFDTGESLTGEK, from the coding sequence ATGGGGAAAAAAACAGCCAACATCCTTTTCATCGGCGACGTTGTGGGAACACCGGGACTGCAGATGGTCAGCCACCTGCTTAAAGGCTATATCTCGAAATATTCGATCGATTTCGTGATCTGCAACGGCGAAAACGCCCATCACGGAAAAGGGATGAGCCGGGAAGCCCTCCATCAGTTGCGTGAAGCAGGGGTCGATGTCGTGACCGGCGGCAACCATACCTGGAGCAATTTCAATTTTTTCGATACGCTGAAAAGCGATCCTGCCGTGCTCCGGCCCCAGAACTATCCCAGGGGGGCCTACGGTCACGGTTACGGAATCTACGACATGGGAAACGGGCTCGGGAGCATCGCGGTGGTCAATCTTCAGGGGCGCACCTTCATGTCTTCCATAGACTGTCCATTCCGCACGGCGGACTGGGTTGTAAAGCAGGTGAAGGATAAGGTTTCCTGCATCGTCATCGACATGCACGCTGAAGCCACCGCCGAGAAGATCGCGCTGGCATGGTATCTCGATGGACGGGTATCGGCGATCATCGGCACGCACACCCATGTGCAGACGGCGGACGAACGCATCATGAGGAAGGGAACCGGTTATTGTTCTGACGCAGGCATGACGGGGCCGCATGAATCGGTGATCGGCATGCAGGTGAAGGCCGCCACCGACCGTTTTCTCTACCAGACTCCGCACAAATACGAGTGCGCAGAAAACGACGTGCATTTTTCGGCGATGCTGCTGAGGCTCGATACGGAAACGGGAAAAACCGTCGGTATCGGCAGAATCTTCTATCCTGAATTCGACACGGGCGAGAGCCTTACAGGGGAAAAGTGA